A region from the Lysobacter antibioticus genome encodes:
- the pqqB gene encoding pyrroloquinoline quinone biosynthesis protein PqqB, with protein MHIVVLGAAAGGGYPQWNCNTPGSRRAWRQEPGHKRRSQASIAVSADGERWLLINASPDFRQQVLAIPRLWPQRGLRHSPIEAVLLTSGEIDHIAGLLSMRERQRFDLWASARVLQLLRDNAIFDALDPEYVTRRALTLDAPLDVAGLDAPFGLRVTAFSVPGKVPLFMESRSGGDLAGSAEETVGLEISDGSQRCFYIPGCAAMTPALRERLRGAALVFFDGTLWRDDELIRAEVGHKTGARMGHMNILGQGEGDAGGTLAAFADLDVQRKLFIHLNTTNPVLDEASPERAHVAAHGWEVAEDGMEIRL; from the coding sequence ATGCATATCGTCGTGCTCGGTGCGGCGGCCGGAGGCGGTTACCCGCAGTGGAATTGCAACACCCCCGGCAGCCGGCGCGCCTGGCGCCAGGAGCCCGGCCATAAGCGCCGCAGTCAGGCCAGCATCGCGGTCAGCGCCGATGGCGAACGCTGGTTGTTGATCAACGCCTCGCCCGATTTCCGCCAGCAGGTGCTGGCCATTCCGCGGCTGTGGCCGCAGCGCGGCCTGCGCCATTCGCCGATCGAGGCGGTGCTGCTGACCAGCGGCGAGATCGACCACATCGCCGGCCTGCTGTCGATGCGCGAACGCCAGCGCTTCGACCTGTGGGCCAGCGCGCGCGTGCTGCAGCTGCTGCGCGATAACGCGATCTTCGACGCGCTCGATCCCGAGTACGTAACGCGCAGAGCGCTGACGCTCGATGCGCCGCTCGATGTCGCCGGCCTCGACGCTCCGTTCGGTCTGCGCGTGACCGCGTTCAGCGTGCCCGGCAAGGTGCCCTTATTCATGGAATCGCGCAGCGGCGGCGACCTCGCCGGCTCGGCCGAGGAAACTGTCGGCCTGGAGATCTCCGACGGCAGCCAACGCTGTTTCTATATTCCCGGCTGCGCGGCGATGACGCCGGCCTTGCGCGAACGCCTGCGCGGCGCGGCACTGGTGTTCTTCGACGGCACCCTGTGGCGCGACGACGAGCTGATCCGCGCCGAGGTCGGGCACAAGACCGGTGCGCGCATGGGCCATATGAACATCCTCGGCCAAGGCGAGGGCGACGCCGGCGGCACCCTCGCCGCGTTCGCCGACCTCGACGTGCAGCGCAAGCTCTTCATCCATCTCAACACCACCAACCCGGTGCTCGACGAGGCCTCTCCCGAACGCGCGCACGTCGCCGCGCACGGCTGGGAAGTCGCCGAGGACGGCATGGAGATCAGGCTTTGA
- the pqqC gene encoding pyrroloquinoline-quinone synthase PqqC, which yields MNAHAVEADPSEQRIADDALLTPAQLEARLRAIGAERYHDKHPFHALLHSGRLNRGQVQAWALNRFEYQRCIPLKDAALLARIEDPDLRRIWRQRIVDHDGERAGDGGIARWLHLTDALGLDRDLVESGRGLLPATRFAVQAYIHFVRERSLLEAIASSLTELFAPNIIGQRVAGMLAHYDFVSKPALAYFDSRLHQAPQDAHFALDYVKQHARSREQQDAVCAALRFKCEVLWSMLDALYLAYVGNAPGEGRIDMIPPGAFRPDPEPGA from the coding sequence ATGAACGCGCACGCCGTCGAAGCGGACCCGTCCGAGCAGCGCATCGCCGACGATGCGCTGCTGACTCCGGCGCAACTCGAAGCGCGCCTGCGCGCGATCGGCGCCGAGCGTTATCACGACAAGCATCCCTTCCATGCGCTGCTGCACAGCGGCCGCCTCAACCGCGGCCAGGTCCAGGCCTGGGCGCTCAACCGGTTCGAGTACCAGCGCTGCATCCCGCTCAAGGACGCCGCCCTGCTCGCCCGCATCGAAGACCCCGACCTGCGCCGCATCTGGCGCCAGCGCATCGTCGATCACGACGGCGAACGCGCCGGCGACGGCGGCATCGCGCGTTGGCTGCACCTCACCGATGCGCTCGGCCTCGACCGCGACTTGGTCGAGTCGGGTCGCGGCCTGCTGCCGGCGACGCGTTTCGCGGTCCAGGCCTATATCCACTTCGTCCGCGAACGCAGCCTGCTCGAAGCCATCGCCTCGTCGCTGACCGAACTGTTCGCACCGAACATCATCGGCCAGCGCGTCGCCGGCATGCTCGCCCACTACGACTTCGTATCGAAGCCGGCGTTGGCCTATTTCGACTCGCGCCTGCACCAGGCGCCGCAGGATGCCCACTTCGCCCTCGACTACGTCAAACAGCATGCCCGCAGCCGCGAGCAGCAGGACGCGGTCTGCGCGGCGCTGCGCTTCAAGTGCGAGGTGCTGTGGTCGATGCTCGATGCCCTCTACCTCGCCTATGTCGGCAATGCGCCAGGCGAGGGCCGCATCGACATGATCCCGCCGGGCGCATTCCGCCCGGACCCGGAGCCCGGCGCATGA
- the pqqD gene encoding pyrroloquinoline quinone biosynthesis peptide chaperone PqqD, giving the protein MSATIDARAVPRFPAGVRLQHDRAREQWVLLAPERVVELDEIAHAVLARVDGTADIAAIVDALAAEYGADAEQVRGDVLELFANLLDKRMLAVAAPAS; this is encoded by the coding sequence ATGAGCGCGACGATCGATGCCCGCGCGGTGCCGCGCTTCCCGGCGGGCGTGCGCCTGCAACACGACCGCGCGCGCGAACAATGGGTGCTGCTGGCGCCCGAACGCGTGGTCGAACTCGACGAGATCGCCCACGCCGTGCTCGCGCGCGTCGACGGCACCGCCGACATCGCCGCGATCGTCGACGCGCTCGCGGCCGAGTACGGCGCCGATGCCGAACAGGTCCGCGGCGACGTGCTCGAACTGTTCGCCAACCTGCTCGACAAGCGCATGCTCGCGGTCGCAGCGCCGGCCTCATGA
- the pqqE gene encoding pyrroloquinoline quinone biosynthesis protein PqqE, whose translation MTAATPSPTPAAAVAPPLRAERVPAPPLAVLLELTHRCPLSCPYCSNPLQLVGLRDELATADWLRVLGEAAELGVLQVHFSGGEPTLRKDLPELLQHARSLGLYCNLITSGVGVERERLLALQQAGLDHLQLSIQDSEERGADRIAGYAGSHRRKLALARWCGELGLPLTLNAVVHRHNAERVAAMIELALDLGAGRLEVAHTQYYGWGLKNRAALMPTRAQLDAVTAVVEDARLRLRGTLTIDYVTPDYYARRPKACMGGWAQRFVNITPEGKVLPCHAAETIADLHFDSVRERGLGEIWRESDAFQRYRGTDWMPEPCRGCERREIDWGGCRCQALALSGRADTLDPVCDRSPDHAGVRELAERESQAPAPEFVYRKIRPAGNRAP comes from the coding sequence ATGACCGCGGCGACGCCATCGCCGACACCGGCTGCCGCGGTGGCGCCGCCACTGCGCGCCGAACGCGTACCGGCACCGCCGCTCGCGGTACTGCTAGAACTCACCCATCGCTGCCCGCTGTCCTGTCCCTATTGCTCCAATCCGCTGCAACTGGTCGGTCTGCGCGATGAGCTGGCGACCGCCGACTGGCTGCGCGTGCTCGGCGAAGCCGCCGAACTCGGCGTGCTGCAGGTGCACTTCTCCGGCGGCGAGCCGACCCTGCGCAAGGACTTGCCCGAACTGCTGCAACACGCGCGTTCGCTGGGCCTGTACTGCAACCTGATCACCTCCGGGGTCGGCGTCGAGCGCGAACGTCTGCTCGCCCTGCAACAGGCCGGCCTGGATCATCTGCAACTGAGCATCCAGGACAGCGAGGAACGCGGCGCCGACCGCATCGCCGGGTATGCCGGCAGCCATCGGCGCAAGCTCGCCCTGGCGCGCTGGTGCGGCGAACTGGGCCTACCGCTGACCCTCAATGCAGTGGTCCATCGCCACAACGCCGAACGCGTCGCGGCGATGATCGAACTCGCGCTCGATCTCGGTGCCGGCCGGCTCGAAGTCGCCCACACCCAGTACTACGGTTGGGGCCTGAAGAACCGCGCCGCGCTGATGCCGACCCGGGCGCAGCTCGACGCCGTCACCGCCGTGGTCGAGGACGCGCGCCTGCGCCTGCGCGGCACCCTGACCATCGACTACGTCACCCCCGACTATTACGCGCGCCGCCCCAAGGCCTGCATGGGCGGCTGGGCGCAGCGCTTCGTCAACATCACCCCGGAAGGCAAGGTCCTGCCCTGCCATGCCGCCGAGACCATCGCCGACCTGCATTTCGATTCGGTGCGCGAACGCGGCCTCGGCGAGATCTGGCGCGAGTCGGACGCCTTCCAGCGTTATCGCGGCACCGACTGGATGCCGGAACCCTGCCGCGGCTGTGAGCGCCGCGAGATCGACTGGGGCGGCTGCCGTTGCCAGGCGCTGGCCCTGAGCGGACGCGCCGACACCCTGGACCCGGTCTGCGATCGCTCGCCCGACCACGCCGGCGTGCGCGAACTGGCCGAGCGCGAATCGCAGGCGCCGGCGCCGGAATTCGTCTATCGCAAGATCCGGCCCGCGGGCAACCGCGCGCCCTGA
- a CDS encoding amidase has translation MSATPALRLSAVALVLAVAGCASSGTPRPTRPAVPADLPRGFLPADPLRLTETDSATLAARMAAGDFSSSKLTQAYLDRIAALDDDGPRLNAVIELNPNALAEARALDEERKAGKLRGPLHGIAVLIKDNIDATPMVNSAGSLALAAHRPRQDAPLVAALRQAGAVILGKTNLSEWANFRSTRSISGWSGRGGLTRNPYALDRTACGSSSGTGAAIAASLATLGVGTETDGSILCPAAMNGLVGFKPSVGLVSRAGIIPISHSQDSAGPMARNVTDAARLLSVLAAADAGGDAAAQAAAGKRIDDYVATLDAESLRGARLGFIRDAGVKTPPSIDAVLERTFKGMRDAGATIVEVRMPTAGQWDAAEFQVLLYEFKDGVERYLREHDAPVKTLSELIAFNRANAATEMPYFDQELLEQANKKGSLKDAAYRKAAARARQLAGAQGIDAVMKRHKLDALIAVATTPAFMVDAVNGDPFGGASWGAAAVAGYPSLTVPLGEASGLPVGMVFMGRRWSDAKLLSLGYAFEQLTQARTAPRYRATLNP, from the coding sequence ATGTCCGCCACGCCCGCGCTGCGCCTGAGCGCCGTCGCGCTCGTCCTGGCCGTCGCCGGCTGCGCGAGCAGCGGCACGCCGCGCCCGACCCGCCCGGCCGTGCCGGCCGACCTGCCGCGCGGTTTCCTGCCCGCCGACCCGCTGCGCCTCACCGAAACCGACAGCGCGACCCTGGCCGCACGCATGGCCGCGGGCGACTTCAGCAGCTCCAAACTGACCCAGGCCTACCTCGACCGCATCGCCGCGCTCGACGACGACGGGCCGAGGCTCAATGCGGTGATCGAACTCAACCCGAACGCTCTGGCCGAGGCGCGCGCACTCGACGAAGAACGCAAGGCCGGCAAATTGCGCGGCCCGCTGCACGGCATCGCGGTGCTGATCAAGGACAACATCGATGCCACGCCGATGGTCAATTCGGCCGGCTCGCTGGCCTTGGCCGCGCACCGCCCGCGGCAGGACGCGCCGCTGGTCGCCGCGCTGCGCCAGGCCGGCGCGGTGATCCTCGGCAAGACCAACCTCAGCGAGTGGGCCAACTTTCGCTCGACCCGCTCGATCTCCGGCTGGAGCGGCCGTGGCGGCCTGACCCGCAATCCCTACGCGCTCGACCGCACCGCCTGCGGCTCCAGCAGCGGCACCGGCGCCGCCATCGCCGCCAGTCTGGCCACCCTCGGCGTCGGCACCGAAACCGACGGCAGCATCCTGTGCCCGGCGGCCATGAACGGTCTGGTCGGCTTCAAGCCCAGCGTCGGCCTGGTCAGCCGCGCCGGCATCATCCCGATCTCGCACAGCCAGGACAGCGCCGGCCCGATGGCGCGCAACGTCACCGATGCCGCGCGACTGCTGAGCGTGCTCGCCGCGGCCGACGCCGGCGGCGACGCCGCCGCGCAGGCCGCCGCCGGCAAACGCATCGACGACTACGTCGCGACGCTCGATGCCGAGTCGTTGCGCGGCGCCCGCCTGGGTTTCATCCGCGACGCCGGGGTCAAGACGCCTCCATCGATCGACGCGGTGCTCGAACGCACCTTCAAGGGCATGCGCGATGCCGGCGCGACCATCGTCGAGGTGCGCATGCCGACCGCCGGGCAATGGGACGCGGCCGAGTTCCAGGTGCTGCTGTACGAATTCAAGGACGGCGTCGAGCGCTACCTGCGCGAACACGATGCGCCGGTCAAAACGCTGAGCGAGCTGATCGCTTTCAACCGCGCCAACGCCGCCACCGAGATGCCTTACTTCGACCAGGAACTGCTCGAACAGGCCAACAAGAAAGGCAGCCTCAAAGACGCGGCCTATCGCAAGGCCGCGGCCCGCGCGCGCCAGCTCGCCGGTGCCCAGGGCATCGATGCGGTGATGAAGCGGCACAAGCTCGACGCCCTGATCGCGGTGGCGACGACCCCGGCCTTCATGGTCGACGCGGTCAACGGCGACCCCTTCGGCGGCGCCAGTTGGGGCGCGGCCGCGGTGGCCGGCTACCCGAGCCTGACCGTGCCGCTGGGCGAAGCCTCGGGTCTGCCGGTCGGCATGGTCTTCATGGGCCGGCGCTGGAGCGATGCGAAGCTGTTGTCGCTGGGTTATGCCTTCGAGCAACTGACCCAGGCGCGCACCGCACCGCGCTATCGGGCGACGTTGAATCCCTGA
- a CDS encoding alpha/beta fold hydrolase codes for MRLSLVREPGTGPVVLYVHGATFPCELSIGWRMDGRSWLDHLQAQGFDAWGLDFAGYGYSQRPEVFRAAADSAPPWGDYRMGAAQIAAAIAAIRRERPHAPIHLLAHSWGTLPARQAAIEHPDAVSKLVLFGPVSTREGPPGNEPKPAWTLIGAADQRPRQRSGLPADAATPVGAQELERWCRAYLASDEASATRNPPSVRIPTGPMADIDRLWAGQALVDNTRLRQPTLIVRGEWDHVTTDADAARLYAELSGASERRDVKISGGNHWLHLQPRRTALWSTTAAFLRD; via the coding sequence TTGCGATTGTCGCTCGTGCGGGAGCCGGGTACCGGCCCGGTCGTGCTGTACGTTCACGGCGCCACGTTTCCCTGCGAGCTATCGATCGGCTGGCGCATGGACGGCAGGTCGTGGCTGGACCATCTGCAGGCGCAGGGCTTCGATGCCTGGGGGCTGGATTTCGCCGGATACGGCTACTCGCAGCGGCCCGAGGTGTTCCGCGCCGCTGCGGACTCGGCGCCGCCCTGGGGCGACTACCGCATGGGCGCGGCGCAGATCGCCGCCGCCATCGCCGCGATCCGGCGCGAGCGCCCGCACGCGCCGATCCATCTGCTCGCGCATTCCTGGGGCACGTTGCCGGCGCGGCAAGCGGCGATCGAGCATCCCGACGCGGTGAGCAAGCTGGTGTTGTTCGGGCCGGTTTCGACTCGCGAAGGCCCTCCAGGCAATGAGCCTAAGCCGGCCTGGACGCTGATCGGCGCGGCCGATCAACGGCCGCGCCAGCGCTCGGGGCTGCCCGCGGACGCGGCCACGCCGGTAGGTGCGCAAGAGCTGGAGCGCTGGTGCCGGGCGTATCTGGCCAGCGATGAAGCGTCGGCCACGCGCAACCCGCCGTCGGTACGGATTCCGACCGGGCCGATGGCCGATATCGACCGGCTCTGGGCCGGGCAAGCCTTGGTCGACAATACGCGCCTGCGTCAGCCGACTTTGATCGTTCGCGGCGAGTGGGACCACGTCACCACCGATGCCGATGCCGCGCGACTGTACGCCGAACTCAGCGGGGCGTCGGAGCGGCGCGACGTCAAGATTTCAGGCGGCAATCATTGGCTGCATCTGCAACCGCGGCGCACGGCGCTGTGGTCGACGACCGCGGCCTTCCTGCGCGATTGA
- a CDS encoding class II 3-deoxy-7-phosphoheptulonate synthase, whose translation MSASDRNLRAVNLPADWTPTSWRERTALQLPNYPDAAELESALQELRHLPPLVTSWEILSLKQQLAEAQEGKRFLLQGGDCAESFDQCSSDVISNRLKVLLQMSLVLVHGMRKPVVRVGRFAGQYAKPRSADTETIDGVTLPSYRGDMVNAPAFNEAARKPDPRRMIKAHARSAMTMNFVRALIDGGFADLHHPEYWNLSWVGHSPLADEYRRMVNAIGDAVRFMETLSGSEVHNLNRVDFYTSHEALLLPYEESLTRQVPRHWGFFNLSTHYPWIGMRTAAVDGAHAEYFRGIRNPIALKVGPSVTPDQLLRTIDLLNPEDEPGRLTFIHRMGASHIAEKLPPLLDAMRRDGRRVLWVCDPMHGNTESTSNGYKTRRFRNIRAEIETSFELHAAAGTRMGGVHLELTGEDVTECLGGARELTESDLDRAYRSTVDPRLNYEQALEVAMLIVRKQAQIAAPA comes from the coding sequence ATGAGCGCCTCCGATCGCAACCTGCGTGCCGTCAACCTTCCCGCCGACTGGACGCCGACGTCCTGGCGCGAGCGCACCGCACTGCAGTTGCCGAATTATCCGGACGCGGCCGAGTTGGAATCCGCGTTGCAGGAACTGCGTCATCTGCCGCCGCTGGTGACTTCGTGGGAGATCCTCTCGCTCAAGCAGCAGCTCGCCGAGGCGCAGGAAGGCAAGCGCTTCCTGCTGCAGGGCGGCGATTGCGCCGAGAGCTTCGACCAGTGCTCCTCGGACGTGATCTCCAACCGCCTGAAGGTGCTGCTGCAGATGAGCCTGGTGCTCGTGCACGGCATGCGCAAGCCGGTCGTGCGTGTCGGCCGCTTCGCCGGCCAGTACGCCAAGCCGCGTTCGGCCGACACCGAGACCATCGACGGGGTGACCCTGCCGAGCTACCGCGGCGACATGGTCAACGCGCCGGCCTTCAACGAGGCCGCGCGCAAGCCCGACCCGCGCCGCATGATCAAGGCGCATGCGCGTTCGGCGATGACGATGAACTTCGTCCGCGCCCTGATCGACGGCGGTTTCGCCGACCTGCACCATCCCGAGTACTGGAACCTGAGCTGGGTCGGCCACTCGCCGCTGGCCGACGAGTACCGGCGCATGGTCAACGCCATCGGCGATGCGGTGCGCTTCATGGAGACGCTGTCGGGTTCCGAGGTGCACAACCTCAACCGCGTCGACTTCTACACCTCGCACGAAGCCTTGCTGCTGCCGTACGAAGAGTCGTTGACCCGGCAGGTGCCACGTCACTGGGGCTTCTTCAATCTCAGCACCCATTACCCGTGGATCGGCATGCGCACCGCAGCGGTCGACGGCGCCCACGCCGAATACTTCCGCGGCATCCGCAACCCGATCGCGCTCAAGGTCGGTCCGTCGGTGACGCCGGACCAACTGCTGCGCACGATCGACCTGCTCAACCCCGAGGACGAGCCGGGCCGCCTGACCTTCATCCACCGCATGGGCGCGAGCCACATCGCCGAGAAGCTGCCGCCGCTGCTCGACGCGATGCGTCGCGACGGCCGTCGCGTGCTGTGGGTCTGCGACCCGATGCACGGCAACACCGAGAGCACCAGCAACGGCTACAAGACCCGTCGTTTCCGCAACATCCGTGCCGAGATCGAGACCTCGTTCGAGCTGCACGCGGCGGCCGGAACGCGCATGGGCGGCGTGCACCTGGAGCTGACCGGCGAAGACGTGACCGAATGCCTGGGCGGCGCGCGCGAACTGACCGAGAGCGATCTCGACCGCGCCTATCGCTCCACGGTCGACCCGCGCCTGAACTACGAGCAGGCGCTGGAAGTGGCGATGCTGATCGTGCGCAAGCAAGCGCAGATCGCCGCGCCGGCCTGA
- a CDS encoding disulfide bond formation protein B, translating into MNPFKASFRTQYLLGFLACTGLLAYAFYLQLYQHLEPCPLCIFQRVAFFALGLVFLAGALHGPKKAGGRRSYGVLALLASLAGIAVAGNHVRLQHLPPDQVPACGPGLDYMLDAMPIAGVIRKVMTGSGECAAVDWSFLGLAMPAWSLICFIVLAVWAAYAAFRRR; encoded by the coding sequence ATGAACCCCTTCAAAGCCTCTTTCCGGACCCAGTACCTGCTCGGCTTCCTGGCCTGCACGGGCCTGCTTGCGTACGCGTTCTACCTGCAGCTGTACCAGCACCTCGAACCCTGCCCGCTGTGCATCTTCCAGCGCGTCGCCTTCTTCGCCCTCGGCCTGGTATTCCTGGCCGGCGCCCTGCATGGCCCGAAAAAGGCCGGCGGACGCCGCAGCTACGGCGTGCTGGCCCTGCTGGCCTCGCTCGCCGGCATCGCCGTCGCCGGCAACCACGTACGTCTGCAGCACCTGCCGCCGGACCAGGTCCCGGCCTGCGGCCCGGGGCTGGACTACATGCTCGATGCGATGCCGATCGCCGGGGTGATCCGCAAGGTCATGACCGGTTCCGGCGAATGCGCCGCGGTCGACTGGAGCTTCCTCGGCCTGGCCATGCCGGCCTGGAGCCTGATCTGCTTCATAGTCCTGGCGGTCTGGGCGGCCTATGCCGCGTTCCGCCGTCGTTGA
- the rplQ gene encoding 50S ribosomal protein L17 has translation MRHQKSGRKFSRTSAHRDAMFTNMAASLIKHGLIRTTLPKAKELRRVAEPLITLAKKDGVANRRLAFSRLRDKEAVGTLFVELGPRYASRPGGYLRILKCGFRAGDNAPMAYVELVDRPQAAAE, from the coding sequence ATGCGCCACCAGAAATCCGGCCGTAAGTTCAGCCGCACCAGTGCTCACCGCGACGCCATGTTCACCAACATGGCCGCTTCGCTGATCAAGCACGGTCTCATCCGCACCACCCTGCCGAAGGCGAAGGAGCTGCGTCGCGTTGCCGAGCCGCTCATCACCCTCGCCAAGAAGGACGGCGTCGCCAACCGCCGCCTGGCCTTCTCGCGCCTGCGCGACAAGGAAGCCGTCGGCACCTTGTTCGTCGAACTCGGCCCGCGTTACGCCTCGCGTCCGGGCGGTTACCTGCGCATCCTCAAGTGCGGTTTCCGCGCTGGCGACAATGCGCCGATGGCCTACGTCGAACTGGTCGATCGTCCGCAAGCCGCGGCCGAGTGA
- a CDS encoding DNA-directed RNA polymerase subunit alpha produces the protein MTVTANQVLRPRGPQIERLTGNRAKVVIEPLERGYGHTLGNALRRVLLSSIPGFAITEVEIDGVLHEYTTVEGLEEDVLEVLLNLKDVAIRMHTGDASTLSLAKQGPGIVTAGDIKTDHNVEILNTDHVICHLTKDTALNMRLKIERGFGYQPAASRRRPDEETRAIGRLMLDASFSPVRRVAYAVEAARVEQRTDLDKLVLDIETNGTIDAEEAVRTAADILTDQLSVFGDFTHRDRGAQKPATSGIDPILLRPIDDLELTVRSANCLKAESIYYVGDLIQKTEVELLKTPNLGKKSLTEIKEVLAQRGLSLGMKLENWPPAGIASHGMMG, from the coding sequence ATGACGGTTACCGCCAACCAGGTACTGCGCCCGCGCGGTCCGCAGATCGAACGCCTCACCGGCAATCGCGCGAAAGTCGTGATCGAGCCGTTGGAGCGCGGTTACGGCCACACGCTGGGCAACGCGCTGCGTCGCGTGCTGCTGTCTTCGATCCCGGGTTTCGCCATCACCGAGGTCGAAATCGACGGCGTGTTGCATGAGTACACCACGGTCGAAGGTCTGGAAGAAGATGTGCTGGAGGTTCTGCTGAACCTCAAGGACGTCGCGATCCGCATGCACACCGGCGACGCTTCGACGCTGTCGCTGGCCAAGCAGGGTCCCGGCATCGTCACCGCCGGCGACATCAAGACCGACCACAACGTCGAAATCCTCAACACCGACCATGTGATCTGCCACCTGACCAAGGACACGGCACTCAACATGCGTCTGAAGATCGAACGCGGCTTCGGCTACCAGCCGGCGGCTTCGCGCCGTCGTCCGGACGAAGAAACCCGTGCGATCGGCCGCCTGATGCTCGACGCCAGCTTCTCGCCGGTCCGTCGCGTCGCCTACGCGGTGGAAGCCGCGCGCGTCGAACAGCGCACCGACCTCGACAAGCTCGTGCTCGACATCGAAACCAACGGCACGATCGACGCCGAGGAAGCCGTGCGCACCGCCGCCGACATCCTCACCGATCAGCTGTCGGTGTTCGGCGACTTCACCCACCGCGACCGCGGTGCGCAGAAGCCGGCCACCAGCGGCATCGATCCGATCCTGCTGCGTCCGATCGACGACCTCGAGCTGACCGTTCGTTCGGCCAACTGCCTCAAGGCCGAGAGCATCTACTACGTCGGCGATCTGATCCAGAAGACCGAAGTCGAGCTGCTCAAGACCCCGAACCTCGGCAAGAAGTCGCTCACCGAGATCAAGGAAGTACTGGCTCAGCGCGGCCTGTCCCTCGGCATGAAGCTGGAAAACTGGCCGCCGGCCGGCATCGCCTCGCACGGGATGATGGGCTAA
- the rpsD gene encoding 30S ribosomal protein S4: MARYIGPTCKLARREGADLGLKSSARALDSKCKLEQKPGQHGPTARKGKLSDYATQLREKQKVKRIYGLLERQFRNYYKKASTKKGNTGENLLQLLETRLDNVVYRMGFAVTRPAARQLVSHRGVTVNGKSVNLPSYQVKAGDAIALSERAQKQLRVQESLTVSSQMDLSPSWVEVDNKKFSGVFKAVPDRADLPADINEALIVELYSK, from the coding sequence ATGGCTCGTTATATTGGCCCCACCTGTAAGCTCGCTCGTCGCGAAGGCGCCGACCTTGGTCTGAAGTCGTCCGCTCGCGCGCTCGACTCGAAGTGCAAGCTCGAGCAAAAGCCCGGCCAGCATGGCCCCACCGCCCGCAAGGGCAAGCTGTCCGACTACGCCACCCAGCTTCGCGAGAAGCAGAAGGTCAAGCGTATCTACGGTCTGCTGGAACGTCAGTTCCGCAACTACTACAAGAAGGCCTCGACCAAGAAGGGCAACACCGGCGAGAACCTGCTGCAGTTGCTGGAGACCCGTCTCGACAACGTCGTCTACCGCATGGGCTTCGCCGTGACCCGTCCGGCCGCCCGCCAGCTGGTCTCGCACCGTGGCGTCACGGTCAATGGCAAGTCGGTCAACCTCCCGTCGTACCAGGTCAAGGCCGGCGACGCGATCGCGTTGTCCGAGCGCGCCCAGAAGCAGCTTCGCGTGCAGGAATCCCTGACCGTGTCGTCGCAGATGGACCTGTCGCCGTCGTGGGTCGAGGTCGACAACAAGAAGTTCAGCGGCGTGTTCAAGGCGGTTCCGGATCGTGCGGACCTGCCGGCCGACATCAACGAAGCGCTGATCGTCGAGTTGTACAGCAAGTAA
- the rpsK gene encoding 30S ribosomal protein S11: MAKPAAAKTKKKIKRVVTDGIAHVHASFNNTIITITDRQGNALSWATSGGAGFRGSRKSTPFAAQVAAEKAGRAALDYGVKSLEVRIKGPGPGRESAVRSLNNVGYKIINIIDVTPIPHNGCRPPKKRRV; this comes from the coding sequence ATGGCCAAGCCGGCAGCTGCCAAAACCAAGAAGAAGATCAAGCGAGTCGTCACCGACGGCATCGCCCACGTCCACGCTTCTTTCAACAACACCATCATCACGATCACCGACCGCCAGGGCAACGCGCTCTCGTGGGCGACCTCGGGCGGCGCGGGTTTCCGCGGTTCCCGCAAGTCGACCCCGTTCGCCGCCCAGGTGGCAGCCGAAAAGGCTGGCCGTGCTGCGCTCGACTACGGCGTCAAGTCGTTGGAAGTGCGCATCAAGGGCCCGGGTCCGGGTCGCGAGTCCGCCGTTCGTTCGCTGAACAACGTCGGATACAAGATCATCAACATCATCGACGTGACGCCTATCCCGCACAACGGGTGCCGTCCGCCGAAAAAGCGTCGCGTCTGA
- the rpsM gene encoding 30S ribosomal protein S13, producing the protein MARIAGVNLPAQKHVWVGLQSIFGIGRTRSKQVCESAGVTSTTKIRDLSEPEVERLRAEVGKFVVEGDLRREVGIAIKRLMDLGCYRGLRHRRGLPLRGQRTRTNARTRKGPRKAIKK; encoded by the coding sequence ATGGCGCGTATTGCGGGCGTTAATTTGCCTGCCCAGAAGCATGTCTGGGTTGGCCTGCAAAGCATTTTCGGCATCGGCCGTACCCGTTCGAAGCAAGTCTGCGAGTCCGCAGGCGTCACTTCGACGACCAAAATCCGTGACCTGTCCGAGCCGGAAGTCGAGCGCTTGCGCGCCGAAGTCGGCAAGTTCGTGGTCGAAGGCGACCTGCGTCGCGAGGTCGGTATTGCGATCAAGCGTTTGATGGACCTGGGCTGCTACCGCGGCCTGCGTCACCGCCGCGGCTTGCCGCTGCGTGGTCAGCGCACGCGTACCAATGCACGTACCCGTAAGGGTCCGCGCAAGGCCATCAAGAAGTAA